A genomic window from Quercus lobata isolate SW786 chromosome 10, ValleyOak3.0 Primary Assembly, whole genome shotgun sequence includes:
- the LOC115966000 gene encoding flavonol 3-O-glucosyltransferase UGT89B1-like, giving the protein MSTTKSKTNLHIVAYPYPTAGHIIPLLDLTHLLLTRGLNVTVLVTPNNVHLLEPYLSTHPSSLKHLVLPAPDITSHTRLTADVRALRDLHCPILLQWFQSQPSPPVAIISDFFLGWTHYLSCELKVPRLCFSPSGAFGMSVAFSMTRDPPINNDPGKDINFLISLPEVPNSPTYPWWQIPPHYRNDLEADPDWEFHRNSMLANFESWGIVFNSFASLESVYFDHLKREVGHNRVWAVGPVLPLEGDLIGSATRGGASSVPCHELMTWLDAPLDNSVVYVCFGSRVGLTSKQLNVLTTALECSEVHFILCASVPNDQGSILDGFKDRVGDRGLVIKGWAPQVAILRHRAVGSFLTHCGWNSVLEGLTSRVVMLTWPMGAEQFTNALLLVDQLGVAIRVGEGTENIPDSNELARLLVVSLDKRKPQNVRAKELSDAALSAVKRGSSDKDLDELIKQLADIKKLE; this is encoded by the coding sequence ATGTCCACCACCAAGTCCAAGACCAACCTCCACATCGTTGCTTATCCTTACCCAACCGCAGGCCACATCATCCCCCTCCTAGATCTCACCCATCTGTTACTCACCCGCGGCCTAAACGTCACCGTTTTGGTCACCCCCAACAACGTCCATTTACTTGAACCATACCTCTCCACCCACCCATCTTCTCTCAAACACTTGGTTCTCCCGGCCCCAGATATCACTTCACATACGAGACTCACCGCTGACGTGCGCGCCTTGCGTGACCTTCACTGTCCTATCCTACTCCAATGGTTCCAGTCTCAACCTTCACCACCTGTGGCTATCATATCTGATTTTTTCCTCGGCTGGACCCACTACCTTTCTTGTGAGCTTAAAGTGCCACGTCTCTGCTTCTCGCCCTCCGGTGCTTTTGGGATGTCTGTAGCTTTTTCTATGACCCGTGACCCACCCATAAACAATGATCCCGGTAAGGATATCAATTTCCTAATTTCATTACCTGAGGTCCCGAATTCCCCGACGTACCCTTGGTGGCAGATCCCTCCACATTATAGAAACGATCTTGAAGCTGACCCAGATTGGGAATTTCACAGAAACAGCATGCTGGCTAATTTCGAGAGTTGGGGAATTGTGTTTAACTCGTTCGCCAGTTTGGAGAGTGTGTACTTTGACCATTTGAAGAGAGAGGTTGGGCACAATCGAGTGTGGGCGGTAGGACCTGTATTGCCACTTGAAGGTGATTTGATTGGATCGGCTACTAGAGGTGGGGCCAGCTCTGTGCCATGTCACGAGCTTATGACGTGGCTGGATGCTCCTCTTGACAACTCTGTTGTTTACGTCTGCTTTGGaagtcgtgttgggttgacaaGTAAGCAATTAAATGTTCTTACAACAGCATTGGAGTGTAGTGAGGTCCATTTTATTTTGTGCGCGAGTGTGCCTAATGATCAAGGTTCAATTCTTGATGGGTTCAAAGACCGTGTGGGCGATAGGGGATTAGTGATCAAGGGGTGGGCCCCACAAGTGGCTATACTAAGGCATCGAGCTGTAGGTTCATTCTTGACTCATTGTGGGTGGAACTCGGTGTTGGAAGGGCTTACCTCGAGAGTTGTGATGTTGACATGGCCAATGGGTGCAGAGCAGTTTACGAATGCCTTGTTGTTGGTCGACCAATTAGGCGTGGCAATTAGAGTTGGAGAGGGCACTGAAAATATTCCTGACTCTAATGAGTTGGCTCGATTATTGGTAGTCTCACTCGACAAAAGGAAGCCCCAGAATGTTCGAGCCAAAGAGTTGAGTGATGCAGCCTTGAGCGCGGTCAAGAGAGGAAGCTCCGACAAAGATTTGGATGAATTGATCAAACAATTAGCTGACATCAAAAAATTAGAGTGA